TACAATAGCCGCCTTGCCGTAGGCAAACCAATGATAGTTCAGCCTCCGGAGAATATATTTGCCGGTGATGTCTTCGCCAGCCAGTTCGGCAGGGTTTTCAATCATTCTGATCATGAAGGCTTCCCTCAACGTTTGCAGAATATCCTTCATCTCTCTTTACGCAGCAAGTCAAAAAACGCTGCTTTTGGAGACACTTAGTCACAAAGTGTTTCCGATTCTTACATCGGGCACGCGTCAAGCACCGCATTGGACACACAATTCTTCGTCGAATTTACCGCCATCTGCACCCGATTTGAGCGTCGTTCGAGGTGGTCCAGGCACGTTGGCGGCTGAACGACGACACGCCTCAGGAGAATTCGCCGGCGCGGGGACCGGCAAGCGTCACGCGCCAGCCCGTGCGCGATTGGAAATCCTGAGTGGCCAGAAACGTATAGCCCGTCATGCGCCAGGGCCTCACGGCACTGGTCAGATTGTCGAGCACAAAATCGCCGCCATCCGTCCGGGCAATGAGAACGACATGGTTTTGATCATGCGGCCCAATGACCACCGAAAGCGCCAGCCGGTTCGATGGAAAACCAGCCTCGATCAGGTCCTTCATCTTCTGGAGAGCATAGTCCTCACAGTCGCCGCGGCCGGCAACCGGCAGAGACCAAACATCCCTGTTTCCGGAAGACGGACGATCTTCTGCGGGAATGATGCGTAGATTTACGGCACGATTGATCTTTTGAAGAAGCCCTATCCCTGCCCCGTCGTTTCGCTGTTGCGCCGCCATCCTACCGCACAGCCACTTGTACTTGGCGCAGGCCGCGCCGAATCCCACAGGCGCGCCGATGCTTCTTGTCACCGGCAGCGACGATCCGGCAACAGCCTGAAAAGCAAGAAAAAAGAATGAAATAGCAGCAAGAGAAAAGAGACGCGCCATAGCCGATTCCCCTATTTGACCCGAGACAATAACAGAGTCGGGATAAAAATTTATTAAAATTTTATACTTGCGAATTTAACCCTATTATATAAGCGATACAGATTAACCATTGTTTATTCTTCACGTTAATTCGTTGTTAGTATAAGAACTCTCCCCATTAACATTCGGTTAACCTTGGGAGACGCATGAAATGATCAGCAGAGCATCGAAATTCGGCCTTGCCATTGCTTCCCTCCTGGCAAGCAGCAGCTTGGCAACGGCAGCCCCGGCGGTCGTTAATTGCAACAGCGCAGTTCGCGGCACACTCGAATACAGGCTGTGCATGCCGACCAGAGCAATTCAGGCGGATGGCAAGTTCGGCCCGAACGACAACGATCGTGGCAGCCAAGGCATCGCCGGCGGCAAGAAGTCGTCCAGCACCGGTTCGGCCACCGGAACCGGTGGCAATGGCGATCAGGTTGCCGACGGCGG
This Rhizobium acidisoli DNA region includes the following protein-coding sequences:
- a CDS encoding transglutaminase-like cysteine peptidase yields the protein MARLFSLAAISFFFLAFQAVAGSSLPVTRSIGAPVGFGAACAKYKWLCGRMAAQQRNDGAGIGLLQKINRAVNLRIIPAEDRPSSGNRDVWSLPVAGRGDCEDYALQKMKDLIEAGFPSNRLALSVVIGPHDQNHVVLIARTDGGDFVLDNLTSAVRPWRMTGYTFLATQDFQSRTGWRVTLAGPRAGEFS